From a region of the Chloroflexota bacterium genome:
- a CDS encoding rhomboid family intramembrane serine protease, with protein sequence MNIFDRLSMIGLGLQATKQLFALSEHTTVDDSALESTDAADLLPVGALLVPVTDSLAKVAVLYGLSGLSALMNANSSEAETKAGWGAFQKSQLNTGQVWRILSYSLVHPSLAAALREGAAVSILGTATTRFQSFSLAFSAVRLGIFVPLLVTAPQADDDAVLTNMSGSSYCLLGVFLASLATDRQRLTFRSQQDVLAATALGVLCSQMLSGLAQSKGPARKAGLASLGAGVISTLIMQIVRRVNANKPE encoded by the coding sequence ATGAACATATTTGATCGATTAAGCATGATCGGGTTGGGTTTGCAGGCCACCAAACAACTTTTTGCCCTGAGCGAACATACAACCGTTGACGATAGCGCCCTAGAATCAACCGACGCTGCCGATTTGCTGCCAGTTGGTGCATTGTTGGTGCCTGTCACCGACAGTTTAGCCAAGGTGGCAGTGCTGTATGGGTTGAGTGGTCTGAGTGCGTTGATGAATGCCAACTCAAGCGAGGCCGAAACCAAAGCCGGCTGGGGTGCGTTTCAAAAATCGCAGCTTAACACAGGCCAAGTTTGGCGAATTCTTAGCTATAGCTTGGTTCACCCTAGCCTCGCTGCGGCCCTCCGTGAAGGTGCTGCCGTCAGCATTTTAGGCACAGCAACTACCCGCTTCCAATCGTTTAGTCTCGCTTTTTCAGCGGTACGGCTGGGTATTTTTGTGCCATTGCTCGTGACTGCGCCCCAAGCTGACGATGATGCTGTGCTGACAAATATGTCTGGTTCTTCCTACTGTTTGTTGGGGGTCTTTTTGGCTTCGCTGGCAACCGATCGCCAGCGCTTGACCTTCCGCTCGCAACAAGATGTCTTGGCTGCAACTGCTTTGGGTGTGCTTTGCTCGCAGATGTTATCAGGGCTGGCGCAATCAAAAGGTCCTGCCCGCAAAGCTGGTTTGGCCTCGCTGGGTGCAGGAGTCATCAGCACCTTGATTATGCAGATCGTGCGACGAGTTAACGCCAATAAACCTGAATAG
- a CDS encoding SDR family NAD(P)-dependent oxidoreductase: MNNLPSGTDSIKPETIETTAEILTEWLVNHFCTYLNVSSNEIDVRLPFAHYQIDSIQALSLISKLEQFLGRSLSPTLLWDYPSIATLVPALIGTEQPEVAIVADSDQNADAIAIIGMSCRFPGARNLAEYWDLLINGRDAITEIPAERWNLEAVYNPDRSVPGTMYTRWGGFVDQPDYFDAGFFGISPREAIHLDPQQRMLLECTWEAFEDAGQSPQALAGSKTGVFIASVSEDYGRILFSHPEIIDAYTGPGTAHSILANRLSYVLNLQGPSININTACSGSLVAIHMACQALQTGEADLVVAGGVNASLLPDGNLFFSKAGALSPDGRCKTFDARANGIVRSDGAGIVILKPLQKALADGNPIYAVIRGSAVNSDGRTNGIMAPNRQSQEVVLQEAYRRAGVNPATVQYIEAHGTGTSLGDVIEAQALGAVLAVGRSAQQPCALGSVKTNIGHSESAAGIAGVIKVALAMKHQLLPASLHFETPNPMIPFEELRLQVQAQRGPWPNASGPLLAGVSGFGFGGTNAHVVLESAPIRETQSPNINDAWPLLLPLSAQSEPALWQLAARYASQIAAASPSEVANICYSASVGRSQLDHRLAAYAASPALLAEQLNDFAEGRSVTGLITQDRSQAHKLVWVFSGQGSHWVGMGRGLLGQQPIFRQTLEACDQAFANYAGWSLIAALLDDQAAEQINQTDRAQPLIFALQVSLAALWRSWGITPAAIVGHSLGEVAAAYVSGVLTLDEAVQVVYHRSRLMKQVAGKGKTAAVELTFEQARLLLVGREQQVAIAGINSPTSCILAGDPSTLEQLVASLQHNDVFARLVRGVDIAFHSPQMEPLVPELNAALAQLKPQAPMIPLVSTVTGTFAEQALYSEGYWGRNLREPFLFATAIKSLLDKGFDTFLEVSPHPVLGESMLRSIQHFKQSAQVFSSLRRDQAELDLLFETLGRLFVAGYSPDWQQVYPEPRQRSALPNYPWQRERYWFDQLLPATSNQTSARGGFVPALLAGNLKAIPSAQHPLLGISISSAVNQSQFWQTNLAANYPAYLADHVVQEQVLLPGAAYVEMIIAALRSRGQHHVTINNLVFKQPLILPNQGQCTVQLVCNADDNGVNLQILSQAAEPDSPWELHATANAIDNATPVNHSAYLALDELQARCAESVAVSEHYARMQAVQLVYGPAFQSLSQIWRGEAEALAQLQLAPAIGQLAQHDQLHPALLDATFQLVAVMLAQHTNDQTYLPIAIERLNVLDRIPAEAWCHAVLRSAPADETLMYEADLVIADAQGRVVVEIAGLKLFQVAAARSANQPQQALYDYRWQPFESQTTEHPAERWLILANTHDQFAKQLSNGLAAHGQQVDCLEQSIEAASLGDWLKTQLQANYQQIVCLWPLAASNDQAPVASATQQSLAMLTLLQTLSDSSSATPRLWCVTRGAQAVLDHEVINLAQAPLWGMLRSAALEHPELAPSLIDLAPMTESNEATQLAKTLLQRANEHQQALRNQQQLVARLQQRSVSKSSPLKLSNQAAYLITGGSGGLGLEIAHWMLAKGASNLIILGRRPLQPSHNAVSEQQSQLVNALSQLEQAGANLRYAAINVADQAALAEFLQQYRAETGLAIRGIVHAAGVLDDQMLYRMEPSALTSVFAPKVAGAWALHEVFSQEPLDFMIFCSSLAASIGSVGQAHYAAANSFMDSLAAYRHSQGLAGLSINWGPWAEVGMAAKLNPQLFEAHGVQLLQPQQALVAMEQLINDQAIQTTIAEIDWATWLKSNQVVATLPFFAALAPSATIAQTASNATQEHEFRQRVLQTQPSERQALITQQLKQLIAKVMQLEPSKLDSQLALHTLGLDSIMAIELKTSISQNLGVTLSVAYLIQGPSIDEIVANVNQQLSLELSSEMFASPETRDDALQVLLEQVQQSDHDQIAQILAELEQLSTDEAKSRLVG; this comes from the coding sequence ATGAACAACCTACCATCTGGAACGGATAGCATCAAGCCTGAAACAATCGAAACAACCGCAGAAATATTAACTGAGTGGTTAGTAAATCACTTTTGTACCTATTTAAACGTTTCCTCGAATGAAATTGATGTGCGCTTGCCTTTTGCGCACTATCAAATCGATTCAATCCAAGCGCTTAGTTTAATCAGTAAGCTTGAGCAATTTCTAGGGCGTTCGCTCTCACCAACATTGCTTTGGGATTATCCGAGCATTGCAACGTTGGTTCCAGCGCTGATCGGCACTGAACAGCCTGAAGTCGCAATCGTGGCTGATTCCGACCAAAATGCTGATGCAATTGCCATTATCGGCATGAGTTGTCGCTTTCCTGGTGCTCGCAATTTGGCCGAATACTGGGATTTATTGATTAACGGTCGCGATGCAATTACCGAAATTCCTGCCGAGCGTTGGAATTTAGAGGCCGTGTATAACCCCGATCGCAGTGTGCCCGGCACGATGTACACCCGTTGGGGTGGCTTTGTTGATCAGCCTGATTATTTCGATGCAGGCTTTTTTGGCATCTCGCCGCGAGAGGCCATTCACCTTGACCCACAACAGCGCATGTTGTTGGAGTGCACATGGGAAGCCTTCGAAGATGCTGGTCAATCGCCACAAGCCTTGGCTGGCAGCAAAACTGGGGTGTTTATTGCTTCAGTCAGCGAAGATTATGGCCGAATTTTATTCAGCCACCCCGAAATTATCGATGCCTACACTGGCCCAGGCACGGCCCACAGCATTTTGGCCAATCGGCTCTCATATGTGCTGAATTTGCAAGGCCCAAGCATCAACATCAACACAGCTTGCTCGGGATCACTCGTCGCAATTCATATGGCCTGCCAAGCATTGCAAACGGGCGAAGCCGATCTGGTGGTTGCTGGCGGGGTCAATGCCAGCTTGTTGCCTGATGGCAATCTATTTTTCTCTAAAGCTGGAGCCTTATCGCCCGATGGCCGCTGCAAAACCTTCGATGCTCGCGCCAATGGAATTGTGCGTAGCGACGGCGCAGGCATTGTAATTCTCAAGCCTTTGCAAAAAGCCTTGGCCGATGGCAACCCAATTTATGCAGTCATTCGTGGCAGCGCCGTCAATAGCGATGGCCGTACCAACGGGATTATGGCTCCCAACCGTCAATCGCAAGAGGTTGTACTGCAAGAAGCCTATCGCCGCGCTGGAGTTAATCCCGCGACAGTGCAGTATATCGAAGCCCATGGCACGGGCACAAGCCTTGGCGATGTGATCGAGGCCCAAGCACTTGGCGCAGTTTTGGCAGTTGGACGCTCAGCCCAACAACCCTGTGCGCTTGGCTCGGTCAAAACCAATATTGGCCACAGCGAATCAGCAGCAGGCATTGCAGGGGTGATCAAGGTGGCACTGGCAATGAAACATCAGCTCTTGCCGGCAAGTTTACACTTTGAAACTCCCAACCCCATGATTCCGTTTGAGGAACTCCGCTTGCAGGTTCAAGCCCAACGTGGGCCATGGCCCAATGCTAGCGGCCCGCTCTTAGCAGGGGTTAGTGGCTTTGGTTTTGGCGGTACAAACGCTCACGTGGTGCTCGAATCGGCTCCAATTCGCGAAACCCAAAGCCCAAATATCAACGATGCTTGGCCATTGTTATTGCCATTATCAGCCCAAAGCGAGCCAGCCTTATGGCAACTTGCAGCCCGCTATGCCAGCCAAATTGCCGCCGCTAGCCCGAGCGAAGTTGCCAATATTTGCTATAGCGCTAGCGTTGGGCGCAGCCAGCTTGATCATCGCCTTGCCGCATATGCAGCCAGCCCAGCCTTGCTTGCCGAACAGCTCAACGATTTTGCTGAGGGTCGCTCCGTCACTGGTTTGATCACCCAAGATCGTTCGCAAGCCCACAAATTGGTTTGGGTCTTTTCAGGCCAAGGCTCGCATTGGGTTGGCATGGGGCGCGGTCTGCTTGGCCAACAACCAATCTTCCGCCAAACCCTCGAAGCTTGCGATCAAGCCTTCGCTAATTATGCTGGTTGGTCGTTGATCGCAGCCTTGCTCGATGATCAAGCTGCTGAGCAGATCAACCAAACGGATCGTGCTCAACCGCTGATTTTTGCCTTGCAAGTCAGTCTCGCCGCGCTTTGGCGATCATGGGGCATTACTCCGGCGGCGATTGTTGGGCATAGTTTAGGCGAGGTCGCTGCGGCCTATGTCAGTGGTGTGCTAACGCTCGATGAAGCGGTACAAGTGGTTTACCATCGCAGCCGTTTGATGAAGCAAGTTGCTGGCAAAGGCAAAACTGCCGCCGTCGAATTGACCTTCGAGCAAGCCCGCTTGCTGTTGGTTGGCCGCGAACAACAGGTAGCAATTGCTGGCATCAATAGCCCAACCTCGTGTATTCTGGCGGGCGATCCGAGCACGTTGGAGCAATTAGTTGCCTCGTTGCAGCATAACGATGTGTTTGCTCGCTTGGTGCGCGGGGTTGATATTGCCTTTCATAGCCCACAGATGGAGCCACTAGTTCCTGAATTAAACGCCGCTTTGGCCCAGCTCAAACCACAAGCGCCCATGATTCCCTTGGTTTCAACCGTGACTGGCACGTTTGCCGAGCAAGCGCTCTACAGCGAGGGTTATTGGGGCCGCAATCTGCGTGAACCATTCTTGTTTGCCACTGCGATCAAAAGTTTGCTCGACAAGGGCTTCGATACATTTTTGGAAGTCAGCCCACACCCGGTTTTGGGTGAATCGATGTTGCGCAGCATCCAACACTTCAAGCAGTCAGCCCAAGTGTTTAGCTCGTTACGCCGCGATCAAGCTGAATTGGATTTGCTGTTTGAGACACTTGGGCGGCTATTCGTGGCTGGCTATAGCCCTGATTGGCAGCAGGTTTATCCCGAGCCACGTCAGCGCAGCGCTTTGCCAAACTATCCCTGGCAACGTGAACGCTACTGGTTCGATCAGCTTTTGCCAGCAACGAGCAATCAAACGTCGGCCCGTGGTGGGTTTGTGCCAGCGCTCTTAGCCGGCAACCTTAAGGCCATACCCAGTGCTCAACACCCGTTGCTCGGTATTTCGATCAGCTCGGCGGTCAATCAAAGCCAGTTCTGGCAAACCAATTTAGCCGCCAATTATCCGGCTTATTTGGCCGACCATGTGGTGCAAGAACAGGTGTTGTTGCCTGGCGCGGCCTATGTTGAGATGATCATTGCCGCCCTGCGGAGTCGTGGCCAACACCATGTCACAATCAATAACTTGGTGTTCAAACAGCCATTGATCTTGCCAAACCAAGGCCAATGCACCGTCCAACTGGTGTGCAACGCTGATGATAATGGCGTTAATCTCCAAATTTTGAGCCAAGCCGCCGAGCCAGATAGCCCTTGGGAATTGCATGCAACCGCCAATGCGATTGATAATGCCACACCTGTAAATCATTCAGCCTATCTTGCCCTCGACGAATTGCAAGCCCGTTGTGCCGAAAGCGTCGCAGTGAGTGAGCATTATGCTCGCATGCAAGCAGTGCAATTGGTGTATGGCCCAGCCTTTCAATCGCTCAGCCAAATTTGGCGCGGCGAGGCTGAGGCTTTGGCCCAATTGCAACTAGCGCCAGCAATCGGCCAACTTGCCCAGCACGATCAGCTGCATCCAGCGTTACTCGATGCTACCTTCCAGCTCGTCGCGGTGATGCTCGCCCAACATACCAACGATCAAACCTACTTGCCAATTGCGATTGAGCGCTTGAATGTGCTTGATCGAATTCCTGCCGAAGCTTGGTGTCATGCGGTGTTGCGCTCGGCTCCTGCTGATGAAACCCTGATGTATGAAGCGGATTTGGTGATTGCTGATGCCCAAGGGCGAGTTGTGGTAGAAATTGCTGGCTTGAAGTTATTCCAAGTGGCTGCCGCGCGGAGTGCCAACCAGCCCCAACAAGCGTTGTATGACTATCGTTGGCAACCGTTCGAAAGCCAAACTACTGAGCATCCCGCTGAACGTTGGCTGATTTTGGCCAATACCCACGATCAATTTGCCAAACAGTTGAGCAACGGCTTGGCAGCCCATGGTCAGCAGGTCGATTGCCTCGAACAATCAATTGAAGCCGCCAGCTTAGGCGATTGGCTCAAAACCCAGTTGCAAGCCAATTATCAGCAGATCGTTTGTTTATGGCCACTGGCCGCCAGTAATGATCAAGCGCCAGTCGCTAGCGCAACCCAGCAAAGCTTGGCAATGTTAACCCTGCTGCAAACGCTCAGCGATTCAAGCAGTGCTACGCCGCGCTTGTGGTGTGTCACACGCGGCGCACAGGCCGTGCTCGATCACGAAGTTATTAATCTGGCACAAGCACCGCTGTGGGGCATGCTGCGCAGCGCCGCCTTAGAACACCCCGAACTAGCGCCAAGCTTGATCGACCTTGCACCAATGACTGAAAGCAATGAAGCAACCCAACTCGCCAAGACGTTATTGCAACGTGCCAATGAACATCAACAGGCCTTGCGCAATCAACAGCAGTTGGTAGCTCGCTTGCAACAACGCTCAGTCAGCAAGTCAAGCCCGCTCAAGTTGAGCAATCAAGCGGCTTATTTGATTACTGGTGGTAGCGGTGGTTTGGGCCTGGAGATTGCCCATTGGATGCTGGCCAAGGGCGCGAGCAATTTGATTATCCTTGGTCGCCGACCCTTACAGCCAAGCCATAACGCCGTATCCGAGCAGCAATCACAGCTTGTAAATGCGCTTAGCCAACTCGAACAAGCTGGGGCAAACCTGCGCTACGCCGCAATCAACGTGGCCGATCAGGCGGCCTTGGCCGAATTTTTGCAGCAGTATCGCGCCGAAACTGGCCTTGCCATTCGCGGGATTGTGCATGCTGCGGGTGTGCTTGATGATCAAATGCTCTATCGCATGGAGCCAAGTGCCCTGACCAGCGTTTTTGCGCCCAAAGTTGCTGGCGCATGGGCCTTGCACGAAGTTTTCAGCCAAGAACCACTTGATTTTATGATCTTCTGTTCATCGCTGGCGGCCAGCATTGGCTCGGTTGGTCAAGCGCATTATGCCGCCGCCAACAGCTTTATGGATAGCCTGGCAGCCTATCGTCACAGCCAAGGCTTGGCTGGGCTAAGCATTAATTGGGGGCCATGGGCCGAGGTGGGAATGGCCGCCAAGCTCAATCCACAATTATTTGAAGCCCATGGCGTGCAATTACTGCAACCTCAACAAGCTTTAGTTGCAATGGAGCAACTGATCAACGATCAAGCAATTCAGACGACGATTGCTGAGATCGATTGGGCAACGTGGCTCAAAAGTAATCAGGTTGTCGCAACCCTACCCTTCTTTGCGGCACTTGCGCCGTCAGCCACCATTGCTCAAACAGCCAGCAATGCAACCCAAGAGCATGAATTTCGCCAACGGGTTTTACAGACCCAGCCCAGCGAACGTCAAGCGTTGATAACTCAACAACTCAAACAATTGATTGCCAAGGTTATGCAGCTTGAGCCATCAAAACTGGACAGCCAACTAGCACTCCATACCCTCGGCCTCGACTCGATTATGGCAATTGAACTCAAAACCAGCATTAGCCAAAATCTTGGCGTAACCTTGTCGGTTGCCTATCTGATTCAGGGTCCCAGCATTGATGAAATTGTTGCCAATGTCAATCAACAACTATCCCTAGAACTATCATCGGAGATGTTTGCATCGCCTGAAACCCGCGATGATGCGCTTCAGGTGCTACTTGAACAAGTACAGCAAAGCGATCACGACCAGATCGCTCAAATACTTGCTGAATTAGAACAACTCTCCACTGATGAGGCTAAATCTCGTCTGGTTGGGTGA